DNA sequence from the Parambassis ranga chromosome 1, fParRan2.1, whole genome shotgun sequence genome:
TCACAGATATTGCCCCTCAGTTATCTGGGTCTCTCCAGCttgaagaagaaggaggggaaaaaaaaaaaaaaacaacagtttttgGGGGCGACCAACATTGTTTAGTAGCTTTCCATTCCAAAACAAGCACACATGAGAACAGGCAAAACAGCTTGTTAGCTGGTTCTTTAGTGGTTTTAATATACACTCTACAATAAATATTTCCATCATTTGatgtaatttacatttttacagtaaaaatatattcatatatgtaaaaaaaaaaacaaaacacaggttACATATTCACCAACATGGCCTCCTAAAGGCAAGATAGCATGTCAACTGAGACTCAGATGCTGTAACCACAGATAGCTGCCATGTCTAGCTTCATTGTACTTATTTCTCTTTTAGACATTCTTTGTTGCTGAGCTGGCTAACCCCTAACCATTCTGATGTTATAGTTGAGCTCTTCAGTACCTTAAATGCCCCCTGatttattaagaaaaaaaagaatccctCCTACAATCTGTCTGAATTGAAAATAACTAACAGATTAGATAGTCAATGTTTACATACAATCCAGTACAAAGAATTACATAATAAGTCCAcaaatgaggcaaaaaaaaaaaaaaaaaaagtttatggGCACTTGACTGTAAAAGTGATTTTATGCTCCGAGCACATGTTTTCTCTTGCAGTGGTTCTTCTGTGCTGGTTCACCCGCTGTTGGTTCTCCCTCAGCGGTTTCAGTCCTCAGTGTCCCCCCGAGCGCTGGTGATGGGAATGTTTAGTCCGCTTGCTGAAAGGGTGCATAGGGACGGGGAGAGGAAGGACATCAAACGGCCTCCTCTCACTTAGCAAGTGCCCCCTGGGTAGGCGCTTCATGAAGTGGGCCTCCCTCTGGTGCTGCTTGGTCTTGGAGGCCTTCCGCGGGCGGCCCTTGCGTGTGAAAGCCATGTACCAGCCCTCGTACTTGGCGTTCTGCAGCGCTGTGTAGTTGTTTTCCAGAACAATCTCAGTGAAGATGCAGTCTTTGCCTCGTCCTTTCCGCTGggaaggaaaaagaagaggaggaggaggaggagaagaagttaGAGATACTTTGGATAATCTTGATTTCCAGACAATCAAACACCCTTTGAAACTTCAGGAGGGCCGCTCAGACAGAATGTCAGAATCTCATTGGTTCTGTCTCAACAATGTGTTGCCATAAGCTGCAAATGTGCAATAACATTTCCAAGAAACAGACACACTTCAAGATGTTGCCGTTGTCTTATGCAGCCACAGAACTATGAATTCCAGATTACCTTTCCGATCAGCTTCCCCCTCTTGTTCATGCATATGTAGTATCCTGTCTTCACCCCTCTAATACGGACACGACTTCCAAAAGAGTCCGTCTCCACTTCCAGTTTAgctgcacagacaaaacaaatcacagaTAATGAGATGATGCAGTTCTAGCAGAGTGGAGGcctgcagatgatgatgatgttacaGCGTGTGAGACACATGAGCTCTGCACCTCTGAGTGTATTCCTAATGTTTGTTCCTCTTAACCCCTTTTATGATCCGACAgccacctttaaaaaaaaaggatgcatGCTGTCCAAAATTGCATGAAATGATAGTGATTTTGCACGACCTGGTTGTTTCTGAACGTCTGTAAATGCTGTGCTGTGATGCAGCTCAGACTGGGGATAAAGGAGAGTGAGAACACTGCGGTCTGAGACACAGCCACAAGCACAGAGCAAACGGTCAGATTTGGGCCAGTTACAAGAGTGACACCCACTTAAGATGTGTGGCCAGTGTGTGCATGACTGACTCTCTCcccttgagtgtgtgtgagtccaggCAAAGAAATGTGAAAGACAAAagtgcagagaagagagaggcacGGAGAGGAAAGGGTATAAAAAGTGAAGATGCTGACTTCACCGCTCCTTATAAATTGAGTCATACATTGAGTTGTAAAGCAATGAAAATTCCTCATAAAATCAGCCTCCAAGAAGCAGGCAGGCACTGAGGACTGgatggatggtggtggtggctgtGGTGGAAAGATGGCGAGACACAGCAGAATCATTTGGTGACAGGAATCATGCTCTCCTTCagtctccatttttttttggtcctaCTAAAACTAAAGAAAAATTTCCCATCATAACAGGTGTCAAGGACTTTTCAGACCACCAacacactgcagaaataaaTGATCTGCATTAAGCTATAAAAGATGGCAGCACTGATGCcacaaaatatgtttacagatGCTTCTACCGTTTCTCTTGGCTCAGACTTCTTTTTCCTGCAGACTGCCAAAAACGACATAATTTATACGGCTTTTCAGCGCCGTTCCGCGCGCCACTGAATTTAAACAATCCTCCTGTTTGTAAGGTGAACATGATGTTTggagttttacagttttttcctGCAGGTTTAAAAGCACTGAAATGTAAGAAGCGATGGCCTTTAGCTGTCATTGGCTTTGATTGATCTGGTCATAACGCACGGAATTCAAGAGGTAAAGTCGCTTCATCATCGCAGAGCACTTTCCTACTGAACGCATTAACATATGTTCAACTGTTAAACTAAATTTATATCATAATATTTTTGAACATTTCTCTCATAAAGCAACTTAAATTATACGACATTTCGTCAAGCGCACTCAGTCTCTCCTTGATTTTGTTTCCTACCGTGAACCGCTCCGTCCTCTCCGTTGGCGTTGACCCTCTTGTTGGCCAGGACCTGGACGTGTTTCCCGCTGGTGCGGCTGTACAGCTGGTAGGTTCGGGTCAGCCTGCGGCTCATCCGGTCCGACAGTCGGCTCTGCTCGGTGACATGGTGCTTGAAATTAGGAGGAGACTGCACAGTGTTCTGCCAAACAACAGGAAAAACACCAAATATGACATTTGAAAAATAATCAAGTGTCAAACTCAGGCCATGAAGGACAGTCCATGAAGCCTTTagtcaaacaaaaacatcttcttcttcttctttaatttAATTGTTTCTGTTTTGGAGCTACTTTAAAGCACTGTCCTGGATGACATTTCAGGTTGTTGATCTTTCACCTCTTCATgacttcttctctctttttcttttttcccccctcatttCAGCCGTCCACATATGTTTTAACAATTACCTTTTAGGCTGGAGCTTACCTCTTTTCAAGATGTTTGAATTGTTGCCAATCGCCATAGCACtcataataaaatgttttcattgttattgCAGCCTATTGGACAGGCAGAGACAGTGGACTCTATAAGCCGCTGTAAGTGCGGTGCCTGCATGGATACCTGTTAAGTTTTGACTTAAATTAATTAGCCCATAGAACtttattagtgtttttttatggAAGTGAAAATGTGACTTACCTGTGCGTAAAAGCAAAGCGCCGC
Encoded proteins:
- the fgf8b gene encoding fibroblast growth factor 8b, whose protein sequence is MKQYLNYYKMRLRTSRLGYLLLQFAALCFYAQNTVQSPPNFKHHVTEQSRLSDRMSRRLTRTYQLYSRTSGKHVQVLANKRVNANGEDGAVHAKLEVETDSFGSRVRIRGVKTGYYICMNKRGKLIGKRKGRGKDCIFTEIVLENNYTALQNAKYEGWYMAFTRKGRPRKASKTKQHQREAHFMKRLPRGHLLSERRPFDVLPLPVPMHPFSKRTKHSHHQRSGGH